A window of Corvus hawaiiensis isolate bCorHaw1 chromosome 15, bCorHaw1.pri.cur, whole genome shotgun sequence genomic DNA:
TCAAAGTCATTCTGACAGAAGGTGAGGAAAACCCAAGCCACACaaggaacaggagcagcagtgcGTTAGTGACCGTCACAGATCCTGCACCACTCACGCTCCTGCTCTTTCCTTTCAGGTCCTACAGCTTCCACAaactcctccagccctgctggaacAGGTACCTCTGGCTTGTGATGTGCTTCATGTGTCTGTTTGGATGTGGATGCACGTGGAAATGGGGGTTTGCAAATGGACAGGCCCCAAATGGGACCCTGATTCATAAGTCCCATCTGCTGAGGGATCTTCTCCCAGGatcctgcctctgcctgccccatCCATCACCATTCCCCCCCAGATCTCCAGGGGACATGGAGGGTGCTGTGCCCCAGAGGGTGGCCTGGCTGGGCTCGTTTTGGAAGGGAGCAAGGCTGTGTTCCAGGGAGCCTGGAGAAAGCAGAGGAATTCCACCTTACCTttgctccctgttttccccagcTGTTTCCTAGCAGCTAGGGATCCATGGAGCTGCCAAGCTCCCTCTGGTCCCGACAGCCACACtggtgaaaaaccctctccttggcatctcTTGTCCCCCTGACCCTTTCTGCTCTCATTGGCTACCATGGCCCCTTTCTGGCCCATCCTTCAACCCTCCCTGTGGGATCTCACCAACCTGGAAAAGTCACCTCCGTGCCTCTGTTTGTGTTCCAGGTCAATCCCAACCAATAGAACACAGCCCTGAAGTGAAGAACCACAGCTCAGGTAACGCTCAGCTGGAGACCGAGGAGAGCGGCTCGGGGACATCCCAGTGTGTAACTGGTCTGACCTCAGCCCGACTGGGCCACCCAGCAGTagctggggctgtgcagaggACAGtggtgaggaggaaggaaatttTGTGGTGTCAGGGCTTCTGATGCAGCCAACTCACCCCACAGGGATCAAGGCACAGGTGTGAGCAAAAccaggggggggaaaaaatcactaAATTGAATAGGGAGAATGAGATGATCATacaatcatggaatcccagaatggtttgggttggaagagatcttaaagctcatctcatcccaccccctgctatggcagggacacctcccactatcccaggctgctccaagccccgtccaacctggctggtctttaagatcctttccaacccaagcctttcTATGATTTTGTGACATGTACAGAACACCAATTACACCAGAAATGATCTCTCCAGCTCCAGATCCACATCTGTTAGTGTCCACTTGGATCTTTGGAGTCAGATCTCTTCCTGCtatgtttcaggaaaaaaaaaatctaagcatAGCTACCCTTCCAGAAGGACCCCAAAAATATCAAGGAATAAGATCTCAAAAagatctctgctcctgcttccaagccttgtgggaaaaaaagaaacttaaaagaAACTTTATCTTAAATTCTAATATTTTAGTGAAGCATTTGgataaaggggggaaaaaagcccaccACACTAACCTTGAAACCATTTCACCATTTTTTCAATTTACTGGAAAGCCAAGAGAAGTCTAGACAAGGAACTTGCCTATAAATTCCCAGCTGGTGATCCACTCTTCCTTGCAGAggttttttgaaagctttttccCCCACATCTTGCTCTGGATCAGGTGCAGTTTGGAGCAGCAGGTTGAGGCAGAGGACGGAGCCCCCAGACCACTTCAAGAGCTGAATTATTTGTGCTTGAAGACTCTCAGCGAAATGAAATGTGAAAGTTGGCACTTCAGAGCACAAGGAAATGATCATGTGGGTGCCAGGCAGCTCCCGGCAGCTCAAGTGTCCAGTGACAAAACACGTTCACTTTTcaaagcagggaaggaagcagTGGCAAACCCCTGACTCTCTCCATGTGTTTGCTGAGCTCCACCAGCTCGGCATCTCCCCACAGTGAAAAGAGCAAAAGTGAATTCCAAAGTACAAGAGCTCCTTCACTCTGAGCAGGTTGAAGGCTATTTCCATGCTTTCCCTAGCAGATTATTCCTAACTCTCAAGGAATTTGATGACTCTGCAATAGCTGTGCCCTCTCCAGGCTGTTTCTGAGTTGAACTTTTTGAGGTAACGCTACAATTTCCCCACAGAGCCGTCAGTAAAATCAACACCAGTGACCATCCTGAACCTCACCTCTGTGGGTCAAACCACTACACCCAAACCTTCCCCCATCACTACAACAACCCTGACAGCAACCACTGAGCGAGGTAAGGATGAAAAACTCAAATATTTGCTCAGGCAGGACCTGTTTGTGCCTCCCTCCTTACCCAATCCAAACTGCGGGCATCAGAATATTGGGCTAGTCCACACTGTGCTGGTTATTCAGCAATTCTGCAAATATTGAATTTCTCTGAGTCTTTGCTGAAAGAGCAGCTCATTCCAGCTCCCCAGATGGACACAGCCAGGCCAAGCCCATATCAGAAAATCCAGATCATGCTTTATCAAATattggagcagccccagcctccccagcctccctcGCCAAGCTCACCTGTCGGGTACACTCTGAGCTGACTCCACACCTTGCTAACCTGGCATCCTGATGTCTGTCTGGAGGGAAAGTATCATGCAAATAAAGATATTTACTCCATAGACACCCAACAGCTCTCCACAGTGGAAACTGTAGTGGCTTCACAAGTTAACTGTCCTCTCCCATGTTTTCTTTATCTAGATGATAAGCCCAGCGGAAACAGAAGCACGGCAGCTCCTTCTCCAACACCTCAAGGTACTTTGTCCTTTTGTAGAATAACAATAAGATCAGGTAATTTCATGGCAATCAATGGCACAGGTTCTCTAAGCACAAGTCTTTTTTTGGGGTTGAGCCACCCAAAACCACATCTGGTGTCCTTATAAGCAGTgataaaacacaagaaaaatgctCTTAACATCCTCTGCTGGGATGAACTTGCACAGCTGAACAATGGATCTATGTTTAGGAGAAGAGAGcccttttaaaatccttttaaataaatacaattttgcTTTTGACAGTTTGCTTAACCCAACCTGTAAGCACAAATTAGAGAATACAGTAAGAGTTTTCTCAGAATAAGGGCAGAATCCAAGTGACTGGAAGACTGGAATCTGACAACTGAGCTGATTCCCCAGTAAAGATTCAGCCTCAAAAACCTGCAATGGTCTAGAAACTGCTCTGCCTCTCCAAGTACCTCTCAGATCTCTAAGACAAGCAAGGTGAGGAACCCGtggccagctgtgcccacacaGATGCCCACCCACCATGGTTGTCCCCTGTTAAGCCAGGAGCCCTTTGCTCAGAGCAGATTGCTGTTCATTCCAACCCTGATTTACCACTGGGAAGCCCCACACATCTCTGACTATAGATGCTGATGCTTCCAAAGGCCAGGTCTCCCATTGGGTGGGACCCAACatttcccagggatggggtatccgTGGCAGGCTCGGCAAACCACAGCTTCTGCCCGTGGCTAGAAGAACAATTTCAGAATGAAACAAAGAATTCGAtgactggggaaaaaattgtACAGCAGCAGACCCTGCTTCTCCAGACTGTTCTGCTCTGTGTGGCTTCTGAAACAGTTAGATTGGTTAGTTCatgccttttcccctttttcttctggcttttgGCAAAATCCCATTCCAAAGCAGGGCTGTTTGCTGTGGGACAGGACGTGGgttcagctgctgcccagggcagtgccaggagctgtgCACAGCTCTCCAGGCACCACATCCCTTtggccagcactgctgctgggaatgtgcagatgggaaagcagggaagaagATCCTACTTGACCTACAAATGATCTTCTGAAGCTCTGAACTGCCACTTTTAGTCTCCTGAAAGGGCCTGTAGCCGCTCGTTAAGGTCGATGCAGACACTCTGGCTGTTCAACAACAGCCTGGAGGCAGCAAAGGATGTTTTTTCTCAGTACAAGTGAAACACATTTCACACATTGGCTTTACATTTCCTTGCACAGGCACTGGAAGCAGCTGTCACAAACCAAGCAGCTTCACACAAGGCAGTTCATCCCACTGAGAACTAGAGTGCTTGCTTGGACAAacctctgtgctgccacagcagGCCTACATACGGTGTACAAGTTAGCCCACCTCAAATGGGTTTAGTTACTTCTAGATAACCTAGGATAGCAAAGCCACTCATTTCAAGCCCAGGGACAAGCCAAATAGTCAATCCACACCCACATTCTGCAACATTTCTTCCCCTACgcagatttattttaaagtctcAATGTTTATGACCTATAGCAAATCTATTGCCTTCCCAGCTCAGTCTTCCAGCCTCCCCTTGCTGTTTCCGCCCCAAATCTGCACCTGGGACTGCAGACCCTAAAGAGGTTACAAAAGGGTATTTGAACTTCAGTTTCCTAGGTTTCCATTTGGACATGGAAAATAGTACAAAGTGTGTTTCATGGGAAGCTTTTAGTATGGAGGTGGGAGTATTAATTCCATGTTTCCCCGGCACTACTGTGAATccattctcctctccaggtgccCATTAATTCCTTTGGTTCTTAGATGACACTGGAGGTCAAGACTCACATTCTGTGTCTCTCTGTGCAGGTCAGGATCCCGTGAGGAACGAGAGCACCACGACATCAGTGACTCAAGGTGCTTCCTCCTTGCAGAGAGGTGATTCCTGCTCTGTATTTTATATTCTtctgcacagccagcagcaaggCCATCACACTGCTGTCTTCAAGGCAGTGTGGAGAAAGGCCAGTGCATACCTGAGGGAGGCTGAACATCCCATCCAGCCCTTGAAAAGGCTGTAAAtctcagcagaagcagcacttCAGGGTAACCTCTTGAGcctgggaacagcaggaaaGGTGCCATTATGTCAAAAGGTTGTAAAAGGAGGGAGACTGGACAAACTTCCCCCTCAAACGCACTGCCAGGGCTGACCTTGACCTTTCCTCACTGGGATCCCAGAAGGAAACCCTGTGGGTGTTCTCAGCTTGTCCATAAAGGGGACCCCACCACGGCAATGATTCCACACAGGTCTTGCTCACTTTGCTATTAAGATTGATGGACCTGGCCAGGATCCAAACTTGGTCTCTCCAGTGAAGTGCAAGTGAGAGTTAGGTCCTCTAGCATTGCTAGGAATCCTCTTCCCAGCCATGGAAGAATGACTTTTATGTAAATCTACCTTTCTCCCCTCTGTAGGCACCTCAGAGCCTGTCACCCCAACACCAAACCCCTCCAGCCACttaccccagcccagcccgacAGACGAGAAATCACCGCTGACAGTGGCAGCTTTTGGTAAGGTCTTGTGGCacctggggagaggagggggctCTGTTTCACCAGGCCACGCTGGTTTGGACACCCAACTTcatgaggccctggcacagggtgcccagagaagctgtgactgcccctgcatccctggcagtgcccaaggccaggctggacattggggcttggagcagcctgggacagtggaaagtgtccctgcccatggcaggaggtggaacaagatgagctttaaggtcccttccaacccaaaccattccgtgattccatgattctaagtCCGAGGGATTCTTAGCAGGACAAATTTCCTGTACAAGGAATTGTTTGATTTATTGAGGCCTGATGTCAGTATCAAATCTACAGTTGATTTAAAGTGTCTAAACATGGTTTATGGAACAGATAACATCACCCACAGCTCTAGCTTGTCTCTCCCTGTTACATTACTTATTTATCTGGCTTTACACTTTTGGGATAGGATTTACCAACTGTAGCAGGAACATACTGACTCCTATCAATCCCCAGTGTAATCAGCTGACTTCTGCCTTCCTGGCACTGCCTTATCAATTAAGTATTTATTGACTAAGTATTCAGAGAAGCCCTCTGAGGTTAAAACACAGGAGGATAAAGCTATTTGTTCTAACAACTATTTGCTTCTCTGTCTATTACGTATCATGCTtacattaatgaagatattgaTTTCCTACCCAAGTTTTGATGTCAAAgtctctctgctgctcagaCAGTTCTTTCCTCCATGCCCAGGTGTCATCAGCTTCGTCATTATCCTGATAGTGGTGGTCATCATCCTGGTCAGCGTGGTCAGCCTGAGGTTCAAGTGCAACCACTCCAAGGACCCGGAAGGTATTTGTCTGGGGGAATCTGTACTTCCCTAACCAACAAGTCACCAGTTTCCATGTGCATCTGGCAATTCCTAAAAGATGTCTTTGAAAAGCTTACACAGTGGTGGGGAGATTTGGAAGCCAGACTGGAACATGGATTGAGTAGTCAGGAACACAGCGTGACCTCCTCGCTagagccccagcccagcctcatCTGGACAGGGCTTCCTGCAGCCAGTCTCAAGCTTCCTGCAGCTCAAATTCCAGGAGGTGGGCAGCTCTTCCAGCAAAAATCATGGCGTTTGACAGTCCTTTACCTTAGGAATCCCATTTCCCACAAAGCTGTGCACACCAGAGGGcaaggctgctctgcagcaaggCAGACACCTTCCTAAAGCCCAGAGGATGCTGGCGACCGAATGGGCAGCAGGGCCGGCAGGTCCTGCCAGTATGTACCCCTTAGCTGAAGGGTTTTCTCTAATCAGCTCCCACGTTTCCCCCACAGTGTCTCCAATCTCATTCAGATTTCATTTACGTCCCTGTACAATGTAATTCAGAATAGAGCTGACTTATTTTATGGCTTAGCTGGGATGATTTCTCACCTCCACATCACCAACTGCTTTTCTCCCCCCAGACAAACAGAAACCAGGAACCTCCATGGTGTCAGAGAGGTAAGGCTGCTCACACTACCCACATCTGATGGAGAGAGCCTGATTTATCCCAGAGCTAACTTTAGCAAGGCAAAGCGTCTGCTTTGGTTATTTCAGGTGGAAGGAAGCATGTCAAGACATCTTTGACAGAGAgttagaaaagcaaaatcagCTTTGATAACACTTCAGCCTCTGATAGAGAAATAGGTAGAAGGTCAATATTAAGGGGCCTCATTTCAAAGCTGCTCTGAGAGAAGACTCATCACCTTCCCAAAGCAGATTGCTTGTCTTTGTCTAGACACAGACTTGAGGTCTAAACTCACGTTTCTGGATCTCAGAGCAGTCTTAGATATCTTCCAAGATGGCCATTACTGTTTCCCACTGCTAGTTTCCTaccaaataaataaaccctGCTTTGGAAATGGATAAGGGACACAGGGAGCAAAGTCTGTAAGTGTTTAGGTGCCAAATTTCCATCAACATCAGTGGTCACGAAATACCCTGAAAGATCATCATCCAAGGGATCTGAAGCCACTGAGGCAAAACATGCCAGAAAATGGGACAGTGCCTAAGGCTCCCTGATCCCCAAAGTTATCCAGTCTTCACTGGTCAGGAATGCACATCCCAGCCCTCAGGGtaggaaaaaaggggaattcCATCTTCCTAAGCCTCGTAACTCACTATGGACGGGCCAGAATCAGGACAGCAGCTCAGTGGGCAGTGGAAACCAAAGCTGGTCTCCTGTACCAGCCTTGGCCTTGCCTGTTTGCCTCCAGCTGTGTGCAAAGAAATTttatccctggaggtgtccaaggaccacctggacatggcactcagtgctctggtctgcttgacaaggtggtgattgctcaaaggttggactcgatggtcttgggggtcttttccaacctcagtgattctgtgattccctgtCTTGTTTCCCAGAGTAATTAATAATCTCCTTCTCTCCTGGGCAGCTGCTCGGCAGACACGAGCCAGAAGGGGAACAGCATCACTCTGATCTCCATGAAGAACATCAACACCAACAACAGCATGAGCTACCCCCCGTCAGAAAAGGTTTCCCTTTTCAGCCTTGCTTTTTAGGGAGTCAGCTGGGGATCATTTCTCTGGCTGGATAAGAGCATGCCTTGAGGtatttctttgctcttttattCCTTCAGAAATATAACAAAAACCAGCTGCCACCAAACTTCTAAAGGTCCAAACTGCTTCCAGTGAGCCCAGTGAAAAGTGTGGGTGCCCATCTGAGGTTTACCTgggctggctgagctcaagGTGCCAAGTTTACCTCACGCACACAGGTGACATCACCTGTGGCCAGCTGCAAAGCTGGAGGGGTTTGTCATTAAATGAAGAGGTCTGTGAGAAATCGAGGTCTCACCCTCCAGCCCAGCTTACCCACTCCTGCCCCACACATGGTTGAAGCACATCCCCATTGGTGCTCTCAGGTCCATCCTACATGAGGAATTCACATcatttttggttgttttaaaGCTGGGACTGAGTTCAGGAGAACACATTGCTGTACTCCCTttgccagcccagccaggctgctgatGTCCCACGTTTTGTTCTTTTGGCAGGTGCTATGAAGCCAAGAGCCCGGAGCTTGAAGCTGACACGTGACAACCAGCAGTGGCTTTCTaggttctttatttttttccttcggGGAAAGAGCAAGGGTGGactttatatataaattattatgTCCTTTCTGATCAGTACATTTACAGTAGTGTCCTACATAGCTTCCCCACCTGGGGCCTAAGGGCTTTCTCCAGTTACAGCCTGCCACGCTCGGTGGTTGATATCTAACTCTATTTTTGATATGCCTTCAAACACTCAGATAATTCCAGCAGCAAGAAGCACCAAGGCACCATCTACTCCGCTAATAAACCGCTGCCTTACATTAATGGCCTTTATAGTCTGTGCCAGGCAGTCACGGGCTTGTTAATCAGCGTAGCCCCACGTCGAGCCAGACCCGTGTGTTGGGAAAGCCTGATCTGAAGCTGAAGGCCTGATGGGACTTAAATGCCCAAGTTCTAGGTCAAATCCCAGCAtgactgctccaagccccttaTCCCCGGTGCCCTCATTGTCCCCACAGCAGTGGGATGGTCACATCCACCTACCTCACAGGGTTGTTGTGAGGCCTTGTTAATCCGTGTCTGTAAAGCGTTCGGAGAGCCGTGAATTAAAGGCGCTGCTGAAATGCAAATTGCCATCTTAAACACTTTGTTATTATTAATAAGAACGGAGCTTCAGGAAGGGAGATCGTTATCTCCCCACATGCTCAAAGACTCAGCTGAAGTGTAAGGAACAAAGTCCCTGCATAGACCAGGGTTTATGTCAGTGTAAAATGAGTGGTCACAAGCAAAATGCTGAGCTGCTTCAGCTCCTGGAGGCTGGCAGCCCAAGTTTGCCAGGAGAGCTTCCATCGTCTCCACCACTGCTTTCCCAGAGCTTCCTGGAAGGCCAGGAGAGCAGCATCGCCTTGTGCaatgcaggaggcagctgtgctTTGCAGCTGGCAAGGAAATGttcagcaaaataaatgcaacatTTTCACAGCTCCTGGTAAGAGCCAATGCACTTTCAACCTCTGACACCTGCACCAGGTAGTTCGATaagttgttttttaataaatgaagcTTTTCTGGTTACATTCATGAAAAGTAAAACATTGTCACTCACCCAGGCTCCACCAGACTGGTGAATTTGCTTAACACAAAATCCCAGGTGATTTGCAATTAGACAAACCCAAACAGCTCCAGTTCTCAGAGACCTGTAACTCCACACACGGAGCACTACAAGTAGATTTTTAGTGAATGCAAAGTTATAACAAATCTCCCTGGATCTTTGAGATCCCATAGGATCtcactgctgctttcattttccttcctttgacCTCCTTCCCACAGGCCCTTGAGGGTCTTGCaatgagggtgggcaggccctggcacagggtgcccagagcagctggggctgcccctggatccctggcagtgcccaaggccaggcgggacattggggcttggagcagcctgggacaggggGAGGTGGGATGAGGAGAAACCAACAACAGCAATGATGAAAGCAACTGGGAAATGTCTTGCAgtgagggcccagaactggacacagccctcGAGGTCCCCCAGCAATGTAGCACGGGGACGGGCActgccctgatcctgctgccaccccagggatgggacagcccagggaccAGTGGCCTCGTGCCCACCTtgggctcatgttcagctgctgtcaccagcgcCCCCGAGGCCTTTCCTGATGGGATCTAAAGCTgttggagagtgtccaaaggagggagccggggctggggaagggtctggaggggccacccgaggagcggctgagggcactgggctggtccagctgcagcagaggagctgagggcagagctccccggggctgcagctcctgcccagggcagcgcagggacagctccgagctctgctcctgggccagggacagcacccagggagcggctggagctgggccagggcaggctcaggctggagagcagggaaaggttcttcccc
This region includes:
- the ECSCR gene encoding endothelial cell-specific chemotaxis regulator isoform X3, whose protein sequence is MSLEPCPGAQGRVTGSRVRVSPGGRIAARGPSRDGQRLREPQASAEMLLPSIHPFLWLLLLLPGPTASTNSSSPAGTGQSQPIEHSPEVKNHSSEPSVKSTPVTILNLTSVGQTTTPKPSPITTTTLTATTERDDKPSGNRSTAAPSPTPQGTSEPVTPTPNPSSHLPQPSPTDEKSPLTVAAFGVISFVIILIVVVIILVSVVSLRFKCNHSKDPEDKQKPGTSMVSESCSADTSQKGNSITLISMKNINTNNSMSYPPSEKVL
- the ECSCR gene encoding endothelial cell-specific chemotaxis regulator isoform X1 — encoded protein: MSLEPCPGAQGRVTGSRVRVSPGGRIAARGPSRDGQRLREPQASAEMLLPSIHPFLWLLLLLPGPTASTNSSSPAGTGQSQPIEHSPEVKNHSSEPSVKSTPVTILNLTSVGQTTTPKPSPITTTTLTATTERDDKPSGNRSTAAPSPTPQGQDPVRNESTTTSVTQGASSLQRGTSEPVTPTPNPSSHLPQPSPTDEKSPLTVAAFGVISFVIILIVVVIILVSVVSLRFKCNHSKDPEDKQKPGTSMVSESCSADTSQKGNSITLISMKNINTNNSMSYPPSEKVL
- the ECSCR gene encoding endothelial cell-specific chemotaxis regulator isoform X2 encodes the protein MSLEPCPGAQGRVTGSRVRVSPGGRIAARGPSRDGQRLREPQASAEMLLPSIHPFLWLLLLLPGPTASTNSSSPAGTGQSQPIEHSPEVKNHSSEPSVKSTPVTILNLTSVGQTTTPKPSPITTTTLTATTERDDKPSGNRSTAAPSPTPQGQDPVRNESTTTSVTQGTSEPVTPTPNPSSHLPQPSPTDEKSPLTVAAFGVISFVIILIVVVIILVSVVSLRFKCNHSKDPEDKQKPGTSMVSESCSADTSQKGNSITLISMKNINTNNSMSYPPSEKVSLFSLAF